The DNA sequence TTGACACTctgaatgaaatgccacagttcttggatcaggtgtctcTGTGTCCTtcacatcagcatccttccatcgcatgtctggatttgccagcagactgtcactagcggacgatacctgggaacttcccactaaatattgggatgtcaataccctttttaaagatgaaaagaaattacaattaagaattgttggttcatgttttaaagcaaaatataagtttcatggtagcaagggacagtttcgcacttacgtacagctcaaatttatttaaagatagagatgtcctgtatttgaagtgacatttggtAGGGGATTGCGTacgtacatgtgttagaaatgaatggaatattttattatacattgcgagtgtagcagagtgcgtaatgaaaaaaaaagatatgcatgatgtaggtgtcagcattatgcctagcatatacattgggggggggggggggggatactgaagaaattcaggttaaaacctacagggtccagcgaaaatactgcaaCTCTGAGAGAAAGTATGCGACCCCAGATacaaaagtagaattgaattggttcttcatggtacacagtgtctaaatccccttgtATGGTACTCTCATGggggtgtggatttagtcgaaattagagaaaatatAGGCAAGATGATAGCTCATAGCATAccagtaccagcatgtatgaaatacatgtaatttatggtcataagctactcagtgtatataaaatatatgcatttggataaaagagaaatctatatatgatttttcattagcctgtcataatcagactttgattgatgttacttacatgtaaccccccccccctccatttcGGCTCAAACACACATttcgtttatatttctgttacaatatgaagaaaataattcaaatcattacaatgacgtaatatgtgttttcctagcagattgtgttttcttttcatagaaagataatttttaataaacatggaaaaatccTGGTAAATAGCCCTCTAACCAGCGGccatgaatgcccagtctgattaaaaccacccccatCCCCCTATCCAACCCCTTCTTACACTAGAGCGTCAGGTAAGGAGAGAATTCTGGGAAAAGGGGGGTGTTAATCAGACGGGTTAATGCCGGACCAGGACAGATTAAATGATGtcagctcttaataaacaattagatgttattcacttggtttagatatcataaaatataaatattttctttcatgaaacgacaaattatggcatcaaatcgcgttGATTAACAgtaaatttttcataacataacAAAACTGCAATTCTTTTTCtctagtcggcctatgtggctacatcaacttacatgtacatgtttatactgaatgcatgatcgtttgggtcatcctgcaacaggagatcCATGGCatcttctgacatcaggtcgtttaaagatgtaaaatacaagcctTCGCTGTGACagtgaagctgtgttgttttcgttgaaaccgaaacacgtgtgttccccgtgcacactttcagaaaaccccaaGGGGGCCCGCGATCCCGATCACGGAAAATAAAAGTATAGGCCTAGAGGCTATATGCGAActtctttttagttttatttgtttggcaggggaaaattattactattccgaaaaaatataacgtttatatctgaatttgaagtattttatctgtctatcttttttttttttaatttactctgccgatgtaacattctaaataggtgttttatgaagttacatgtaggttgtgtaactgttttataccaatattgattttatgctttttttaaaaaaaaaaagagaatacctggctgattatttcatacttatctgtatattgttttagtgtatcaaaatgtactgaatttactaaaagaggacaatacaaatcTTATAGTTTTcgtgcgacgcgcgtcgatcgCTTTTATAGCGACGACGTTTTGGttctaattttaaagaaaaccccgcagcatgtcccaatttcattttatcgtaatataaaaattaccgagaattataacacgaataagggcccatcaaaaaggaaatttcctgtacttttacaggctgtatttacttttccctatttccatatataaatataggtaaaaTGCCGATaagtttaaacattgagaaataaaatcgtaagaaaacgtacatctgcaaaaaattgctattttcttataactttgtcaggcattaaaaataattcttatatcttctgaaagcagggaatatatgcttttcaaaaatataaaaaatattgaattcataaggaaaataaaaaatatcatatcGAGGTGGAAAATGACCTTGCgaaaaagcgttgcgtcatatttagacgaagccatccttcactttaaatgctttttttaatctaatggctttacttactttattgatttttacatagtaaaaaa is a window from the Ostrea edulis chromosome 5, xbOstEdul1.1, whole genome shotgun sequence genome containing:
- the LOC125674647 gene encoding uncharacterized protein LOC125674647 — encoded protein: MSEDAMDLLLQDDPNDHAFSINMYMVLTSQYLVGSSQVSSASDSLLANPDMRWKDADVKDTETPDPRTVAFHSECQPDIQLIWDPIIQRTADFMKLFLTEDLVFSICIATNHYAEMVISRGKDCHYASQGNSHPLTEEELYRYY